In one Nicotiana tomentosiformis chromosome 6, ASM39032v3, whole genome shotgun sequence genomic region, the following are encoded:
- the LOC104090383 gene encoding uncharacterized protein, with protein sequence MVLLFTNELNKALQKIDQDIVNAMIMLDRAKKRLQMMRETEWNFLLDESLMTVLDVVTTDLLLGMASLNPVDSFANFDNDRIMKWAEYYPSKFGDNKLRELGFQLDSFIVYAQKSDSKFLNLKGIKDFARVMIVTKLDLTWPLIYLLVKLTLLIPVATASVERVFSSMKYIKNDLRNRMDDDILNNCLVCYIERKIFKTVSNDAIIDRFQSMKTRRGQL encoded by the exons ATGGTGTTGTTATTTACAAATGAATTGAACAAAGCTTTACAAAAGATAGATCAGGATATTGTTAATGCTATGATAATGCTTGACCGTGCAAAGAAACGATTGCAAATGATGAGAGAAACTGAATGGAACTTCTTGTTGGATGAG AGCTTAATGACCGTTTTGGATGTTGTGACTACTGACTTACTACTTGGTATGGCCAGTTTGAATCCGGTTGATTCATTTGCTAATTTTGATAATGACAGGATAATGAAGTGGGCAGAGTATTATCCAAGTAAATTTGGTGATAACAAACTTCGAGAACTCGGTTTCCAACTTGATAGTTTTATTGTCTATGCTCAAAAGAGTGATAGCAAATTTCTTAACCTAAAGGGGATTAAGGATTTTGCTAGAGTGATGATAGTGACAAAATTGGATCTTACTTGGCCACTTATTTATTTGCTTGTGAAGTTGACTTTGCTTATACCTGTTGCTACCGCAAGCGTGGAAAGAGTATTCTCATCAATGAAGTACATCAAAAATGATCTACGTAATAGGATGGATGATGATATTCTCAATAATTGTTTAGTTTGCTATATAGAGCGTAAGATATTTAAAACTGTAAGTAATGATGCTATTATCGACCGTTTTCAAAGTATGAAAACTCGTCGAGGACAATTATAA